Part of the Flavobacterium sp. KS-LB2 genome is shown below.
GATAATGTGACTAATAGAACTATCGAAATTTCCCTAGGAAAAGCCTACGATTTCAATAAACCTTATTCTCAATATTTAGAATTACGTCATGAAATTCGGGAGAAACAATTGGCTACACAAAAAAACCAAGCCAAAAAAATTGAAGAAACGGAGAAATTAATCGAAAAATTCCGAGCCAAAGCTTCCAAAGCTTCGATGGCGCAGTCTTTAATTAAAAAATTAGATAAAGTAGAACTCATCGAAGTAGATGAGGATGATAACTCGGTGATGAACATTACTTTTCCAGTTTCTAAAGAACCAGGAAGAGTAGTAATTGAAGCCGAAAATGTGACTAAAAGCTACGGAGACAAAACGATTCTAAAAGATATTAATTTATTAGTGGAGCGTGGAAGCAAAATTGCTTTTGTTGGACAAAACGGACAAGGAAAATCGACTTTCATTAAAGCAATTGTTGATGAATTTGAATATAAAGGAAATATCAAATTAGGTCATAATGTACAGTTAGGGTATTTTGCACAGAATCAAGCAGAATATCTGGATGGAGAAATCACTTTGTTGCAAACCATGGAAGATGCAGCAGCAGATACGAATCGAATGAAAGTACGCGATATGCTGGGTTCTTTCTTGTTTCGTGGTGACGATGTAGAGAAAAAGGTAAAAGTCCTTTCTGGGGGCGAAAGAAACCGTTTAGCGCTTTGTAAATTGTTATTGCAACCTATTAATGTTTTATTGATGGATGAGCCTACGAATCACTTGGACATCAAATCCAAAAATGTTTTGAAAGCTGCACTTCAAAAATTTGGAGGTACTTTATTATTGGTTTCTCACGATAGGGATTTCTTGCAAGGCATGTCAAATCTGGTTTACGAGTTCAAAGACCAAAAAATAAAAGAATATTTAGGCGATATCAACTACTTCTTGGAACAACGCAATATGGAAAATATGCGTGAAGTAGAGAAAAAAGATGCTCAAAAAGCAGCAGCACCTAAAGAGAGTAATAAAGCTTCTTACGAAGATCAGAAAAAAGGAAAAGCTTTGCAAAATAAATTGAGCAAAGTAGAAAGTCAAATCAAGCAATTGGAAAAAGACATTCAGCAAGACGATAAAATGCTAGCTTCTAATTATGACAAACATATTGAAGATGCAAAGTTTTTTACAGCATACAACAAGAAAAAAACAGAATTAGACAAACTTCTTTTAGATTGGGAAATAGTTCAAGAAGAGATAGATAATTTATAAAGAAGGGAGAGTTCCAAGTAGGAGCTCTTTTTTTATGCGATAATCCCAATCATTTTTGAGTGCTCAATGGCTTCACTACTATTTTTGAAATAACAAACAGAAACGTTTAGGGTTTCTAAATTTTTCAAAACGGCTGTGACTTTTTCTTTTTTTCTTGTTCCAGTTTGTCTTATATAAACGGCTTTTACGGTAACGGGAAAAATTTTGCAAATTGCCTCGTATAAATAGGGATCATGTTGTGAATCATCTCCAAGAAGTACATATTCTAAATTGGGATAAAATTCTAAAATGTGTTTTATTTTGTCAAATTTATGATTGTGATTGCCTCTGCCGGTAAAGAAAAAATCAGTGAGGCTTGTTTTTATATCCTTCAATAATAAAACTGCTTTTGGAAGTTTATGAATTTCGGTGAATTTTGTAATAAAACGATACAAGTTCCATTCGCTGCTAGAGACATAGAAAAAAGCATTGAATTCTCCCTTGTTCTCTCTTCCTGCGGTGCTTAAAGCTTGATAATGAGTAACAACATCATCGTATATTTTTCTTTTATTTACGTTTTTAAATAATAAAACATATAATTTCTTCAGAGGATTCAATGTGTGCGAAACTAAAAAAGTATCATCAATATCAGATATGATTCCTAAATTCCCTTTGTGAGGTCTAATATAGCTGTCTCGAGTGGTGATGAGCTCCTTTTTGTAGACAATACTTACTTCATAATCAATCCAGCCATATGTAGTGTTTTGGTCTAATGGAACGCAAAATTTAAAATAACCGTCGATTAATGTTTTGGTATGGATTTTGGAATTGTTGTGTTCCAAGTATACATCGGCGTTTGCTTGTGTTTTTATTTGAAACATTTTAATTACCGAAGTAGCATTTTTTAGATTCTTTTTTTGAAAATTATATTCTTGAATTGTTGTAGGTTTAAAAACATGACCCATAACAATCAATTCCTGTTCATTGGCATAGCCACGATATAATTTTAAAATTGGTTTCATTTATTGTAGTACTTTTGAGTGTTGTTGAAATTAATTGTTTTTAATTAATAAAAGAAGAAAAAGTTTGAAAAATAATAGTATACTGGTTGTAAATCCAATCTCTGGAGATGTTGATAAAGCAGAATTGATTGATGCAGCAACAGTTTTTGCAGCAAAAGAGAATTTAAATCTCATTATTTATAATACTTCCGGAGTGTCAGATATTGAGAATATAAAAGTGCTCTATAAAACCTATAAACCAGAACGAATTATTGTGGCTGGAGGCGATGGAACCATAAAAATGGTTGCTGAGGCAATGGAAGCTCATGATGTTATTATTGGAATTTTGCCAGCTGGTTCGGCTAATGGGCTGGCGGTAGATTTAAATTTGCCTTCCACAATCGAAGAAAACTTAGAAATTGCATTTCATAACGATTACATAGAAATGGATATGATTGCAATCAATGGAAAAAAAAGTATTCATTTAAGCGACTTGGGTGTAAATGCAGAAATGATTAAGAACTATGAAAATAGTAGTATTCGCGGAAAATGGGGATATGCAATCCAAACATTTACAACTTTAATTGACTTAGACGCCCCTTTTACTGCAAAAATAACAGGAGACTTTGATACTATTGAATGTACAGCAAGGATGATTGTCATTGCGAATTCTCAAAAATACGGCACTGGAGTTTCTATTAATCCAAATGGAGTTATGGATGATGGAAAGTTTGAGTTAGTTATTTTGAAAAATTTAGATTTAATAGTGCTCGGGAAAATTATTTCTGGAAATATGCCTGTCGAACTAGAGGATGTTGAAATAATTTCTACGGATAAAGCAGTTGTAACTACAAATGTTCCTGTTAGTTTTCAAATTGATGGCGAATATTGTGGAACGGAAACAAAACTAAATATTGAAATTTTACCCAAACAATTAAAAGTGGCTATTCCGAATTTAAATAATAGTGTTATTTAAATGGGTTTCGTTCCTGCCAATTCGTTTCGGGCTCTAGGTATCTAAATATTTTTGACATATACGAATTGACAATTTGATTGCTATGAGCTATAAATCCATACATTTTTATAGGTTTTGCCCCAACAGAACTTTTTATTTCCAATGCCGTTCTTGCAAATATAATTTCCTTAAAACCTTTGTTAATAGAATATGCTATCATGTCATATAGCATGTTTAAATACAACATTTTTTCGCGTTGAATGCTTTCGTCATATCCAAGAAAATAGGTTTCCATTACGGGACCGTTTTTTATTAACGTATTAAATCCAATTAATTTTTCGCCAATAAAATAGCCGTAAAAAAGAAATTTATCTCTAAAGGTTTCTTTAAAAATTCTGAAGTGGGTTTTAGGTAGAAAAAAAGTGTTGAAAGGAGCGTTTTTAGCCACATGAAGATACAAGTCATAAATAGTATCTTCATGGGCTATTATATCTTCTAAATGCATTTTTCTTTTCTCAATAACGACTGCTTTTTTTCGGGCTCTTTTATATTGATCTCTATATTTTTTTGAAAGCGAGTCGATGTAATCTTGTTCTGACCTCCAGTTTTCGTTAATGTAGAAAATCATATTTGGTTGTGTCGAAAACTGATAATCATTCTTGAATTCCGGAATGCCAAAGTTCGTAAGGTCTTCTTTGTGAAAATCTTTATAGGTGGTAATATGAATCTTTTTTCCTTTAGATTGGAACATTTTTTTCAATGCTGTTGTTGCTGATCTCAAGGTTTGCAGTGCTTTTTTTTTATCAATAGATTCAGATAATGCAAAAGAATTTTGTCCAGTCAACATATTGTTTCCAATCACGAGAACATGAGAACCGAAATTCCTGAAAACTAAATTTCGAATAGTAGTTTTAATACATTTATCCCGATCTCCAAAAGATTCCAGTTGGTTTAAATCTAAAAATTGAGAAAGAGCAATACCAATTAAAGTTTCATTTTTGAATAGCCCAATAAAATGACACGCCATGTTTTCAGGAGCTGATTTTTCTAAAATCTCTAGGTATTTTTTGGATAAAAAAATAGTTGAAACAGCTAAATCATCCCAGTTTGAGGGAAGTTGCGTTGTAGTGCTATAAATTTTAAAAGAATAAGCTGTGTTCAAACCGAAGAGTAATTTTTTTTCAAAATTAGTTAATAAAGTTAAAGTATTTCTCAATGTCTCGAAATTAAGTAACTTTATATCAATTAAACTTTAGATTATGAAAACCTATTCAGAAGAGACAATTAAAACTGAGTTAAAAATGCTAAAGGAGTGGCAGTTTGATACAAATACGATTTTGAAAAAGTTTGTTTTCTCAGATTTTACTCAAGCATTAGGTTTTATAGTGCAAGTAGGTGTGATGGCTGAGAAAAGAAACCACCATCCAGAATTATTCAATGTCTATAATAAAGTGACTATAAGGTTAACTACACATGATGCTGGCGGTGTTACGGATAAGGATTTAGATTTAGCCAAAGCAATTGATGAAATCCAATAAAAATTTCGTCTTGTATTGATCAAGACGAAATTTTTTTATTAGAAATTATTTCCAGGCGCAAATAATACCTCCCATAATCATAAAGCATACAATCCAAAAACCGCCTGTTACAAGGGTATATTTGAAACTTCGTCTTTCATATAATGCATTAGTTCCTATGATTGGCAAGGCTAAAAATAGGCCGGTCATAAAGCCATGTAGTGCACCATGCTTGAAAGATCTAAAAGCCATTCCGTAATCTGCCATGAAAGCTTCGTATGAAGGTTTTGCGATGCTTGGATCACCACCAACCATTCCTAAAGCCCCAAATTGATGTATTGTTAACATCTGTAGTATAAGGCTAATGAAAAAAGCATATAGTAATGAAACTCCAAATGTCAAGAGCATATTTCCGCCTTGCATTTTTTCTTCGGTCATTCCAGACTCCTTCATCCAAATAGTGCCAAAAACTTTTGGATTATACCACACAAATCCTACTACTAGTGTAGATAACGCTGCTACAAAAAGTGCTAAAAAATTGATTTCCATGAAATTAGTTTTTAAGGTTAGTACATCAAATTTAAGAATTTATTAGTTAAGTAAAGAATTTGAATAAAAATGTAAGATATAACTCTATAAAAATCATAAAACAGTGTCGTTTGTCGATTTTATTTGTTGATTAGCTTCATGGTGTGTATTTTTATGTGTAATTAAGAAATAAATCTAACGCTATGAGAAATATAACTACTTTATTTTTAATCATTTTGTTTTCTTTTTCAATGTTTGCAGATGTGTCTCATACAGAGAAAGATGCGTTGTTGAAGTTGTATCACTTTACTAATGGAAATCAGTGGAAAGTAAAATGGGATCTAACGGCACCAGTTTCTTCATGGCATGGAGTAAAGTTGCAAGATGATAAAGTGATTGCTATTAATTTAGAAAATAACAATCTGGTTGGTGAAATTCCAGAAGAGATTTTGAATCTAGTGAGTTTACAAGAATTAGATTTGCACAAAAACCAATTAACAGGTTCAATTCCCTCTTCAATCGGGAAATTAAAAGAAATGAAAGTATTGAATCTTTCTTTTAACAGACTATCAGGGATAATTCCATCTTCTGTTTGTGAAATGACTAATTTGAAGAATTTAGAATTGTATATGAATGCAATTTCAGGAGAATTACCAATGCAAATTGGAGCTTTGAATCAATTAGAAATACTTTCGTTATTCAACAATGAAATAGTAGGACAAATTCCAACTTCATTGTATGATATGAAAACGCTAAAAACATTACTTTTAAATAGTAATAAACTTTCAGGAACATTGAGTAATGAAGTAGTAAACATGACATCACTTGAAAATCTTAGTTTATTTGATAATAAAATGAATGGTCAAGTACCTTTGGAGCTTGAGAAATTAGATAAATTGAAGGAAATGAATATTTCTTACAACATGTTTAATGGTTTAATATCTAAGAATTTAGCAGTTTTAGATACGTTAAATATGACTATGATAAATGATAAAGGAGTTGCGGTTTTATTAGAAGTAAATAATGTTAAAAATACTGCTATAGCTTCTGAAGATTAATTTAGAAATAAAGAGTTTGCACTACTCTTTAATATTACATATTTAGTTGTTTTAATGAACTTAGTTTGTCAAAACCTGTATAGCTTGCTTTGCAGGTTTTTTTAATTTTAAGTGGTTGATGTTGCTAGTTAATATGTTTTAAATAGTGATGGTCGGTTAAAGTTTGATGAGTTTTAAGACAGTCAAAAAGTAAAACGAATAATTTTGTTAGATTATACAGTTGAAAAGTAGTATCGTTGATCAATACTAAAAAATTAGTGGTTGGTATTGAGAATAAAAAAGAGGAAAATATTTTCACCAAATTCTACTTTTATGATTATGATTAAAGTGATTGGTACAAAAAAAGCTCCAGATTTCTCTGAAGCTTCTTAGTAGCGGGAACAGGACTCGAACCTGTGACCTTCGGGTTATGAGCCCGACGAGCTGCCTACTGCTCTATCCCGCGATGTGCGTTTTGTAATCTCATTAAAGCTACTTAGTAGCGGGAACAGGACTCGAACCTGTGACCTTCGGGTTATGAGCCCGACGAGCTGCCTACTGCTCTATCCCGCGTTGTTTCGGGTGCAAATGTACAACGAATTATCGTATTTCCAACAATTTTTTTTAAAAATGTTTTATTTCATCTATTGACTTGATATGACTACCTTTGTGCCATAAATTATACTACAAATGTCACATAAAGCAGGTTTTGTAAACATTATCGGGAATCCAAATGTGGGTAAATCAACCTTAATGAACGCCTTCGTTGGAGAACGATTGTCTATCATCACATCAAAAGCACAAACAACGCGTCATAGAATTCTAGGAATTGTAAACGGAGAAGATTTTCAATTAATCCTATCGGATACGCCAGGAATCATCAAGCCAGCTTACGAAATGCAGGAATCGATGATGAACTTTGTGAAGTCGGCTTTTGAAGATGCTGATGTTTTGATTTACATGGTCGAAATTGGAGAGCAGGAACTTAAGGATGAAGCGTTTTTTAATAAAATCATCCACTCGAAAATTCCGGTTTTGCTGCTGCTTAACAAAATTGACAATTCGAATCAAGAACAATTAGAGCAACAAGTGGCGTTTTGGACAGAGAAAGTGCCGAATGCTGAAATCTATCCAATATCAGCCTTGCAAAATTTTAATGTTCCTGAGGTTTTTCAAAGAATCATTACACTTTTGCCAGAGTCGCCAGCCTATTACCCAAAGGATCAATTGACGGATAAACCAGAACGTTTTTTTGTGAATGAAACTATTCGTGAGAAAATCTTACTGAATTACAGTAAAGAAATTCCGTACGCAGTTGAAATTGTTACCGAAGAATTTTTTGAAGATGACAATATCATTCGCATTCGTTCTTTAATTATGGTGGAACGCGAAACTCAAAAAGGAATTGTGATTGGTCATAAAGGTGCCGCTTTAAAAAAGGTAGGAACTGAGGCGCGTGAAGATTTAGAGAAATTCTTTGGAAAACAAATTCACATTGAGCTTTACGTAAAAGTGAACAAAAACTGGAGAAGTAACGCAAATATGTTGAAGCGTTTTGGGTATAATCAATAGGGAGAAGTGAATAGTGAGAGTTGTTTAATTTTCTTTCACGTACAATAGTTAAAATCAGTACTAGAGTTAGTCTCTTGTACTGATTTTTTTTATAGCCTAGAGCGAAAAGGAAACCCCACAGCGAAAAAAGGATGCTGTTGCTACACGTGTAGAGCGACTAAAGGAAGGTCCTGCACAGGCTTTGTAACAGCTCCTTGAGGCGTGAGGAGTTGTGTTGAAGCGCTGGAATAGCTCCTGATGATTTTAAAAGCAATAAATATATTTTGATAAATGATGTATTTTTATTGTTTTTCAATAAATACTGATATATTTGTGTTTTAATTTTAAATACTTTGTATCATGTCTAGAAAAACCAATTTTGTTTTTAAAGTATTGCAAGTGGTATCTTGGATTATTTTTGTGGGGCTTTGCATCCAGGCGGGTGGCTTTATTTTTAATACTGTTTTTACGCTGTTGCTTAGTCCTGCAGGCGCAAGTAAGTTTTGGACGGAAGTTGATTTGGCAGCTTTGTATCAATTTAATCAGTCGCATTATGTGACTCCGACTGTTTTAATGTGCATTGTAGCAGTGCTAAAATCGCTCCTTTTTTTCAATATTGTTCAAGTTTTACATCATAATAAAATTAATTTAGAGCGTCCGTTTAATCAATTTTTAGCAAAATTCATTCTCACTATTGCTTCGTTTGCTTTTGGAATAGGATTGTTTGCTTATTGGGGAAAGGGCTTTACAAAATTTCTGTTGGAGCAAGATATAAAAATGCCTGATGCTGCCGATTTAAGTTTTGGCGGTGGCGATGTGTGGTGGTTTATGGCTGTAATTTTATTGATAATTGCGCAAATCATTAAAAAAGGTATTGCTATGCAGCAAGAAAACGAACTAACAATTTAAAAGTATGGCAATAATTGTGAACTTAGATGTGATGATGGCCAAACGAAAGATGTCATTAAATGAGCTATCAGAGAAGGTTGATTTGACTTTGTCAAATTTATCAATCTTGAAAACGGGTAAGGCCAAGGCGGTTCGTTTTAGTACTTTAGAAGCAATCTGTAAAGCGCTTGACTGTCAGCCAGGCGATATTTTAGAATATTCTAAGAATGAATAAATACAAAGGGTAGTGGTTGTGTGGTAAGTTTTGTTGTGAAGATGAGGTTGTTAGGTTGCGCTAATCGGGCTAATATTCGAAAAAAATTGATAATCATGCTTTTAAACACTACCTTTGCCACCCGAAACGGAAAAATAAGGTTTCGGAAAAACGAATTTTCAAATTATATTATGAATAACATTGTTGCGATAGTAGGAAGACCTAATGTAGGGAAATCGACCCTTTTTAATAGGCTGATACAAAGAAGAGAAGCTATTGTAGATTCAGTATCTGGGGTGACCCGTGATAGAAACTATGGTAAAAGCGAGTGGAACGGAAAAGAGTTTTCTGTAATTGATACCGGTGGATATGTTCGCGGATCTGATGACGTTTTTGAAGGAGAGATTCGCAAGCAAGTTGAGCTAGCGATTGATGAGGCGGATGTCATTATTTTTGTGGTGGATGTAGAAGAGGGGATTACTCCAATGGATGATGTTGTGGCGCGCTTGTTGCGTAAAGTGACTAAGCCAGTGCTTTTGGCGGTAAATAAGGTAGATAATGCCATGCGTGAAAAAGATGCTCTGGAATTTTACAACCTAGGTTTGGGTGACTATTTTACATTTGCCAGTATTTCAGGAAGTGGAACAGGTGATTTATTGGATGCATTAATAGATGCTTTTCCTGTTAAGCCAGAACCGGTTCAAGAAGAAGTAGTATTGCCACGTTTTGCGGTAGTAGGACGACCAAATGCTGGAAAATCAAGTTTTATCAATGCCTTAATTGGTAAAGATCGTTTTATGGTAACTGACATTGCGGGTACTACGCGTGATGCTATTGATACAAAATTTGATCGTTTTGGATTTGAATTCAACTTGGTCGATACTGCGGGAATCCGTCGTAAAGCTAAAGTAAAAGAGGATTTAGAATTTTACTCGGTAATGCGTTCCGTTCGTGCGATTGAACATGCTGATATTTGTATTTTGATTATTGATGCCACTCGTGGTTTTGAAGGTCAGGATCAAAGTATATTTTGGTTAGCGGAAAAGAATAGAAAAGGAGTTGTAATTCTTGTAAATAAATGGGATTTGGTTGAAAAGGAAACCATGTCTACCAGAGATTATGAGGAGAAAATTAAAAAAGAATTAATGCCGTTTACCGATGTGCCTATTCTTTTTGTTTCAGCATTAACAAAACAACGATTGTTGAAAGCATTAGAAGCAACCGTAAAAGTGTATGAAAATAGACAACAGCGTATTGCAACTTCAAAATTCAACGAATTTATGTTGAAAGTAATTGAAGCATATCCACCACCAGCAACTAAAGGGAAGTATGTGAAGATTAAATATTGTATGCAGTTGCCAACAGCTACACCGCAGTTTGTGTTTTTTGCAAACATGCCACAGTATGTTAAGGAACCATACAAGCGTTACCTTGAGAATAAAATTAGAGAAAATTGGGACTTTTCAGGAGTACCAATCGATATTTATATTAGAGAGAAATAAAAATCAAATCCCGAGCAATCGGGATTTTTTGTTGTTTAATAAAAAAATAAGATTCTTAATTCTCATCTTCTTCCAAAGTCTCCATTGGATAATCACCGTACCAATCTTTGAATGTTTTTGTGGTTTTATAATCATCAGTTAGCACAGTGTAGACCATAAAGAGGATTAGCGGTATGCCAATGCAATATAATGTCATTATTACTGGTAAAGCAATATTAGTTTGACATAAACCGGCAAAAACAAAAACATAAATGGTAGTGAACCAAACGAGTTTAATTGCAAAATTTTTCATGGCTATATCTTTTTATTAAAGTTACGCCATAAACTCTAAAAAATTAGTTAAAATGTTGATAATCAATATTTAAAAAAAAATAATACTTTGTCGGGTAAGAATTATAAATGCTCTTTATACTTTTTTTGAGATTTTAATTTTATGAAAGATACTGATTCGGATTATGTCTCTATTGAAATAATCAATTCCATTGCTTCTGCTTTGAAAACTGTTAAGATAACCGAGTTCAAATGCTAAATTGCTATTGAGTCCATAATGTATGGCAGCATAAATCCGATTTTGATCAAACGTGTTTTTAATTATATTTTTTCCAAAATTGAACATTATTTCATCAGATGCTACTGCTTTTAATAACTGTTTTTCTTTTTTCCAAAAAATGCAGTCTGCTTGAAGTCGGTATCTGAATCTCCAAAAAAATGTAGTGCCAGAAAGCAACTCATCTTTATTAGCATTCTGAATAAATCGCTCTTCTACCTGGAAACGTTGTGTCACCTTTACTTTATTAGCATTTAATTTCCACGTAAGATCCTGTTGCCCTCTATATTCAGGTGTGTTGTAATCAGGATTGATTTCAGGGACTTGAGTGTCAACTGAAAAATAGGCAAAACCAGAGCCAGCCTCTAAATGTTCATTTATTTTATAACGGCCTTGAATTCGGATGACATATAAGTTTTCTTGTGTTGGTTTTAGAAAAAGTCGGTTGTCAAATTCAGAATGCAAAGACCATTTCTCGCTTATTAACAATTGATTGTAATAACGCGTCCAAAGAATGCTTTGATGATCTACTTTTTTTACCGCTTGTGCGTGTAGCCCCAAACAGAGTAGTGTACAAAAGAAAAGGAATTTATGAGTCATTAGTTTTAAAAATCGTTCCAAATGTAAACAAAGTCAACCATTCTAAAGCAGTTAATTATTTGTTGATTTAATTCTTTACACATAAAAAAATGCAGCACTGCTAACTCATGTGATAGCGGTGCTGTACTATAAAAGGATGAAATTATTGTTTATAGTGAATACCTCAAGGTGATTCCATAAGTTCTTTGGTCGCCTAAAACACCAGCATAATGCCCAGAATTTCCGCCAGCCGGTAATAATTGTTCAAAGTAATCTTTGTTCAATAAGTTACGACCCCAAAAGTTTACAGATAATCCTTCGGTTGCTCTAAATCCGAAACGACCGTTAAAGATAGCATATCCTTGCACCACCAAGAATTTTGAAGCCGATGGACTTGATGAAAATTCAGAACGAGCATAAGAGTCAATCGCTATAAAGAATTTACCTAGGTTGCTAAAAAATTTAGCGGATTTGGTATATTCTCCACCTAAACTTCCGGCCCATTTTGAAACACCAGGCAAAGTACTTCCAGACACATCTTTGAAAGATACAGGAGAGCCCGTTTCTTCAAGCGGTAGCGGAGCATTGGTAAATTTAACATATTTTCCATCGGTGAAGCTCAATGCCCCGTTGAAAGAAAAATGTTCATTGATTACAAAACTGGCATCAACTTCGACACCTCTTACACGTACTTTGTCTGCATTGGCTAGGTAACCACGATTTACCCCTAATTCAGCTGCTTGTACATTGGTTTGGAAATCTTTGATATCCGTATTGTACAAAGTCAAGTTTAAAATAGCTCTTTTGAACGGAGAGGTTTTTATTCCAATTTCATAATGATTTACATCTTCGGGTCTAATGACAGCAAGATCAGCTAAAGTTTGTCCTGCAGCAGGAGTAGGCAAACCGGCTACGTTTACACCCACTGGT
Proteins encoded:
- a CDS encoding ABC transporter ATP-binding protein, producing MLNIHNLSVSFGGTYLFEEVTFRLGAGDRVGLVGKNGAGKSTMLKMLAKDFAPDSGVISQEKDLRMGFLRQDIDFEQGRTVLEEAYEAFTEIKIVEKKLEEINHLLVTRTDYESDEYSQIIEDLSDYTHRFELLGGYNYVGDTEKILLGLGFKRDVFDNQTETFSGGWRMRIELAKLLLQANDVLLLDEPTNHLDIESIIWLESFLRNYPGVVVIVSHDKMFLDNVTNRTIEISLGKAYDFNKPYSQYLELRHEIREKQLATQKNQAKKIEETEKLIEKFRAKASKASMAQSLIKKLDKVELIEVDEDDNSVMNITFPVSKEPGRVVIEAENVTKSYGDKTILKDINLLVERGSKIAFVGQNGQGKSTFIKAIVDEFEYKGNIKLGHNVQLGYFAQNQAEYLDGEITLLQTMEDAAADTNRMKVRDMLGSFLFRGDDVEKKVKVLSGGERNRLALCKLLLQPINVLLMDEPTNHLDIKSKNVLKAALQKFGGTLLLVSHDRDFLQGMSNLVYEFKDQKIKEYLGDINYFLEQRNMENMREVEKKDAQKAAAPKESNKASYEDQKKGKALQNKLSKVESQIKQLEKDIQQDDKMLASNYDKHIEDAKFFTAYNKKKTELDKLLLDWEIVQEEIDNL
- a CDS encoding App1 family protein, producing the protein MKPILKLYRGYANEQELIVMGHVFKPTTIQEYNFQKKNLKNATSVIKMFQIKTQANADVYLEHNNSKIHTKTLIDGYFKFCVPLDQNTTYGWIDYEVSIVYKKELITTRDSYIRPHKGNLGIISDIDDTFLVSHTLNPLKKLYVLLFKNVNKRKIYDDVVTHYQALSTAGRENKGEFNAFFYVSSSEWNLYRFITKFTEIHKLPKAVLLLKDIKTSLTDFFFTGRGNHNHKFDKIKHILEFYPNLEYVLLGDDSQHDPYLYEAICKIFPVTVKAVYIRQTGTRKKEKVTAVLKNLETLNVSVCYFKNSSEAIEHSKMIGIIA
- a CDS encoding diacylglycerol/lipid kinase family protein, with protein sequence MKNNSILVVNPISGDVDKAELIDAATVFAAKENLNLIIYNTSGVSDIENIKVLYKTYKPERIIVAGGDGTIKMVAEAMEAHDVIIGILPAGSANGLAVDLNLPSTIEENLEIAFHNDYIEMDMIAINGKKSIHLSDLGVNAEMIKNYENSSIRGKWGYAIQTFTTLIDLDAPFTAKITGDFDTIECTARMIVIANSQKYGTGVSINPNGVMDDGKFELVILKNLDLIVLGKIISGNMPVELEDVEIISTDKAVVTTNVPVSFQIDGEYCGTETKLNIEILPKQLKVAIPNLNNSVI
- a CDS encoding GNAT family N-acetyltransferase: MNTAYSFKIYSTTTQLPSNWDDLAVSTIFLSKKYLEILEKSAPENMACHFIGLFKNETLIGIALSQFLDLNQLESFGDRDKCIKTTIRNLVFRNFGSHVLVIGNNMLTGQNSFALSESIDKKKALQTLRSATTALKKMFQSKGKKIHITTYKDFHKEDLTNFGIPEFKNDYQFSTQPNMIFYINENWRSEQDYIDSLSKKYRDQYKRARKKAVVIEKRKMHLEDIIAHEDTIYDLYLHVAKNAPFNTFFLPKTHFRIFKETFRDKFLFYGYFIGEKLIGFNTLIKNGPVMETYFLGYDESIQREKMLYLNMLYDMIAYSINKGFKEIIFARTALEIKSSVGAKPIKMYGFIAHSNQIVNSYMSKIFRYLEPETNWQERNPFK
- a CDS encoding 4a-hydroxytetrahydrobiopterin dehydratase: MKTYSEETIKTELKMLKEWQFDTNTILKKFVFSDFTQALGFIVQVGVMAEKRNHHPELFNVYNKVTIRLTTHDAGGVTDKDLDLAKAIDEIQ
- a CDS encoding DUF1761 domain-containing protein, encoding MEINFLALFVAALSTLVVGFVWYNPKVFGTIWMKESGMTEEKMQGGNMLLTFGVSLLYAFFISLILQMLTIHQFGALGMVGGDPSIAKPSYEAFMADYGMAFRSFKHGALHGFMTGLFLALPIIGTNALYERRSFKYTLVTGGFWIVCFMIMGGIICAWK
- a CDS encoding leucine-rich repeat domain-containing protein, producing MRNITTLFLIILFSFSMFADVSHTEKDALLKLYHFTNGNQWKVKWDLTAPVSSWHGVKLQDDKVIAINLENNNLVGEIPEEILNLVSLQELDLHKNQLTGSIPSSIGKLKEMKVLNLSFNRLSGIIPSSVCEMTNLKNLELYMNAISGELPMQIGALNQLEILSLFNNEIVGQIPTSLYDMKTLKTLLLNSNKLSGTLSNEVVNMTSLENLSLFDNKMNGQVPLELEKLDKLKEMNISYNMFNGLISKNLAVLDTLNMTMINDKGVAVLLEVNNVKNTAIASED
- the era gene encoding GTPase Era; translation: MSHKAGFVNIIGNPNVGKSTLMNAFVGERLSIITSKAQTTRHRILGIVNGEDFQLILSDTPGIIKPAYEMQESMMNFVKSAFEDADVLIYMVEIGEQELKDEAFFNKIIHSKIPVLLLLNKIDNSNQEQLEQQVAFWTEKVPNAEIYPISALQNFNVPEVFQRIITLLPESPAYYPKDQLTDKPERFFVNETIREKILLNYSKEIPYAVEIVTEEFFEDDNIIRIRSLIMVERETQKGIVIGHKGAALKKVGTEAREDLEKFFGKQIHIELYVKVNKNWRSNANMLKRFGYNQ
- a CDS encoding DUF2975 domain-containing protein → MSRKTNFVFKVLQVVSWIIFVGLCIQAGGFIFNTVFTLLLSPAGASKFWTEVDLAALYQFNQSHYVTPTVLMCIVAVLKSLLFFNIVQVLHHNKINLERPFNQFLAKFILTIASFAFGIGLFAYWGKGFTKFLLEQDIKMPDAADLSFGGGDVWWFMAVILLIIAQIIKKGIAMQQENELTI
- a CDS encoding helix-turn-helix domain-containing protein, yielding MAIIVNLDVMMAKRKMSLNELSEKVDLTLSNLSILKTGKAKAVRFSTLEAICKALDCQPGDILEYSKNE